A single genomic interval of Arachis duranensis cultivar V14167 chromosome 7, aradu.V14167.gnm2.J7QH, whole genome shotgun sequence harbors:
- the LOC127740537 gene encoding uncharacterized protein LOC127740537, with translation MSPFRLVYERAWRASIERKLLLQELECLRLKAYENSRLYKEKVKAVHDNNIKRREFRVGDLVLLYNSRLRLMPANLRSRWEGPYMVEKVELYGVFYLSYPSSPNFFKVNGHRLKQYHGEKLERNKELEIFLLKDPAQEED, from the exons ATGAGTCCATTCCGCCTCGTCTACGAGAGGGCTT GGAGAGCCAGCATTGAAAGGAAGCTGCTACTACAAGAATTAGAGTGCCTTCGACTGAAGGCATATGAGAACTCACGGCTCTACAAGGAAAAGGTGAAAGCGGTGCATGACAATAATATCAAGAGAAGAGAGTTTAGAGTTGGGGATCTGGTCCTTCTCTATAACTCAAGGCTGAGACTCATGCCAGCAAACTTGAGATCAAGGTGGGAAGGACCTTACATGGTGGAAAAGGTTGAGCTTTATGGCGTCTTCTATCTGAGTTATCCGTCAAGCCCCAACTTCTTCAAGGTGAATGGCCACCGCTTGAAGCAATACCATGGTGAGAAGTTGGAAAGAAACAAGGAGTTGGAGATCTTTCTCTTGAAAGATCCAGCACAAGAAGAGGACTAG